Below is a genomic region from Alkalibaculum bacchi.
TTTATTACAGGAGAAGACGGAAAAGATGTATTTGCACACTTTTCTCAAATCAATGTTGATGGATTCAAAACTTTAGAAGAAGGACAAAATGTAACTTTTGATATAGTTCAAGGTGCTAAAGGTCCTCAAGCTGAGAATATTACGGTCGTTCGTTAATACGCAATAAAAAGCCTTACACTTTAAAGTGTAAGGCTTTTTTTACGTTAGGGACGCGACTTTTTGAGTCAAGTTTCAAAAATTCACGTCCCTTATGAGTCTCT
It encodes:
- a CDS encoding cold shock domain-containing protein — translated: FITGEDGKDVFAHFSQINVDGFKTLEEGQNVTFDIVQGAKGPQAENITVVR